The Arachis hypogaea cultivar Tifrunner chromosome 19, arahy.Tifrunner.gnm2.J5K5, whole genome shotgun sequence genome has a window encoding:
- the LOC112779460 gene encoding uncharacterized protein isoform X2, whose product MAEKKLELFRAGMNPTSVYGNDCFLEQVMVKEGSSSSTSNSIITTKKKEEKDNNKHEAAAASQFSYTSLYNSSSSASTTTFKKLRIADSSLLNQQDFAAGKLMNFSTFLRPSMLRQNSSVSRDADNNKEEPFPEKQLKSVSNNNKRKVVDTGFCNEPLIEYSSVCSLGASTNNTHIYSRKQDLHDSTYSSENDEDIEDVTKDIKNARREGNNGVRRSRNAETHNLYERRRDKINKKLRVLKDLIPNCNKVDKASLLDDAIEYLKALKLHLQIMTMGTGLCMPPMMLPTSSPTQQLQQLMGMRPGINIPCNMAQFNGIPPLPNGVGMFGFPNQFLPVIPPNPMSHAPFTTTTTTHPMLGNNNNKVNNLCTQPPLLQTTNNISALK is encoded by the exons atGGCTGAGAAGAAGCTTGAACTCTTTCGTGCTGGGATGAACCCAACCTCCGT tTACGGAAATGATTGTTTCTTGGAGCAAGTTATGGTAAAAGAAGGATCATCATCAAGTACAAGTAATAGTATCATAacaacaaagaagaaagaagaaaaagataataataaacacGAAGCGGCGGCAGCATCACAATTCTCATACACATCTTTGTATAATTCATCATCGTCAGCATCAACAACTACTTTCAAGAAACTAAGAATAGCAGACTCATCATTGTTAAACCAACAAGACTTTGCAGCAGGAAAGCTCAtgaatttttccacttttttAAGACCTTCAATGCTTCGTCAGAATAGTTCTGTTTCACGTGATGCTGATAACAACAAAGAAGAACCGTTTCCTGAAAAGCAGTTAAAATCTGTTAGCAATAATAATAAGAGGAAAGTGGTGGATACCGGCTTCTGTAACGAACCCTTGATAGAATATTCGTCTGTGTGTTCGCTTGGAGCGTCAACAAACAACACACACATTTATAGCCGGAAACAAGACCTCCATGACTCCACCTACTCAAGCGAG AATGATGAAGACATAGAAGATGTTACGAAGGATATTAAGAATGCTCGGCGGGAGGGCAATAATGGAGTCAGAAGAAGCAGGAATGCTGAGACTCATAATTTATATGAAAGG CGAAGAGACAAGATCAACAAGAAACTGCGCGTACTGAAAGATCTCATACCCAATTGTAATAAG GTAGACAAGGCTTCACTGCTTGATGATGCCATTGAATATCTTAAGGCCTTAAAACTTCATTTACAG atTATGACAATGGGAACCGGGCTATGCATGCCTCCAATGATGCTACCTACATCTTCTCCAACCCAGCAATTACAACAGTTAATGGGTATGAGGCCTGGAATTAACATCCCTTGCAACATGGCTCAGTTCAATGGTATTCCACCACTACCTAATGGAGTTGGCATGTTTGGTTTCCCTAACCAATTCTTACCCGTTATTCCGCCAAATCCAATGTCTCATGCACCTttcactactactactactactcatcCCATGcttggaaataataataataaggttaaTAATCTTTGTACACAACCGCCACTACTTCAGACAACCAATAATATCTCAGCTCTAAAGTAG
- the LOC112779950 gene encoding meiosis-specific protein ASY3 has translation MNIKARHVLHDEPMSDCRSFGSNIYPSSQSRKVSIGVMAESRASTKCETAKGDRAITVNKERAISSVGNFAVGTERVEGVTASASFDIKQTVVPEAVKHSFISKSFYHRKPTSEAIIQVNQASTVLPPHGKQDMDNGVESVSKKISAQLLSNLNSTVPSSNCNQNKFDRDTGRKKGKNDGTVETVEEFTFTTGREVLETDKDKPEDKLDRTGNRTEDLRMKLCQILGTASSPKNQTQHSGSHTRSKDEERLPLEQPMNQRDNKFVKTRENSDTIETDSEKPDYTRKRPVTRSQRKRRAPSKKQPGKGKSCPSSKEKENHQEKGIFSIRENWNGMHDALTKDTSSMSTKKKSQGKNSRSEPQKFCFSKHDTMKKLYKDTSKNDQSQHVVETFLPKDKMEGSKDCLPDHGITSPHSEKINQEKKIYNPPTPNDTDQDEELEVSANGNKQEYRSNPVEQNVTKSQDNFQSPTFQLNTPNLDSSPSTLQKTDQKLNDGSTPASSERRFSLRASQYLRAFQTLEPDFDGLREQKQSSDVEELRHFIPRKHIFVNEKEEQDGTSDSSSEEKNFSGSEEGSRERHTAEGNTFMLHPIKRLRKHEGVKFNHSSPTSLSAKGTEEIDWIDEAPTQNQDEFARAVGLFAMELSKLKSKLRSMACHKSSEILKSVSEEIDLQLQNVHSHIQTEMGKLTNISKFKRKRIEAKFEDQQKQLRLICDRFKEEVNLHLQDCKSTIEDLDAEQIEIKGSLEKQRVAHKKLISQVQEEVDIQLNDAQKKITAAQEMARGKLLQLKRVIAMCLKDGVLN, from the exons ATGAATATTAAAGCGCGTCATGTTTTGCATGAT GAGCCTATGAGTGATTGTCGGAGTTTTGGCAGCAACATTTATCCATCTAGCCAATCAAGGAAAGTCTCTATAGGAGTAATGGCAGAATCAAGAGCCAGTACAAAATGTGAAACTGCAAAAGGGGACAGGGCTATTACTGTAAATAAGGAAAGGGCAATCTCCAGCGTTGGAAATTTTGCTGTGGGAACAGAAAGGGTTGAAGGAGTAACAGCTTCAGCTTCTTTCGATATAAAGCAAACTGTAGTACCTGAAGCTGTAAAGCATTCTTTCATATCCAAATCCTTTTACCATAGAAAACCTACCTCTGAAGCCATCATTCAAGTCAATCAAGCCTCTACTGTACTTCCCCCTCACGGAAAACAGGATATGGATAATGGAGTAGAGAGTGTATCCAAGAAAATCTCAGCCCAGCTTCTCTCAAATCTGAATTCAACTGTTCCCTCTAGCAATTGCAATCAGAACAAGTTTGATAGGGATACAGGCAGAAAGAAGGGAAAGAATGATGGAACAGTCGAAACGGTAGAGGAATTTACATTCACCACGGGACGGGAAGTCTTGGAGACTGATAAAGACAAGCCTGAAGACAAATTGGATAGAACAGGAAACAGAACTGAAGATTTGAGGATGAAACTTTGCCAAATATTGGGGACTGCTTCTTCACCTAAGAATCAGACTCAGCATTCAGGTTCTCATACTCGTAGTAAAGATGAGGAAAGATTGCCACTTGAGCAGCCTATGAACCAGAGGGATAATAAATTTGTGAAGACCAGAGAGAATTCAGATACCATAGAAACTGATTCAGAAAAACCTGATTATACTCGGAAGAGACCAGTAACTCGTTCACAGAGAAAAAGGAGAGCACCTTCCAAAAAGCAACCTGGAAAAGGTAAAAGTTGTCCCtcttcaaaagaaaaagagaatcatcaagaaaaagGTATATTCTCTATTAGGGAAAACTGGAATGGGATGCATGATGCTCTTACAAAGGACACTTCCTCAATGTCTACAAAGAAAAAGAGTCAGGGAAAGAATTCCAGAAGTGAGCCACAGAAGTTCTGCTTTTCTAAACATGATACCATGAAGAAACTTTACAAAGACACTTCAAAGAATGATCAATCGCAGCATGTTGTTGAAACATTTTTACCTAAGGATAAAATGGAAGGATCTAAGGATTGCTTACCTGATCATGGGATAACATCCCCTCATTCAGAGAAAataaaccaagaaaaaaaaatttacaatccaCCAACACCAAATGATACAGATCAGGATGAAGAACTTGAGGTTTCGGCAAATGGAAACAAACAAGAATACAGAAGTAATCCAGTTGAACAGAATGTTACCAAGTCTCAAGATAATTTTCAAAGTCCCACATTTCAACTTAACACACCTAATTTAGATTCTTCTCCAAGCACATTACAGAAGACAGACCAAAAGTTAAATGATGGTAGCACTCCAGCATCATCTGAAAGAAGATTTTCTCTCAGAGCCAGTCAGTATCTAAGGGCCTTCCAAACTTTGGAGCCAGACTTCGATGGGCTAAGGGAACAAAAGCAATCTTCT GATGTGGAGGAGCTCAGGCATTTTATTCCCAGAAAACACATTTTTGTTAATGAGAAAGAAGAGCAGGATGGCACATCTGATTCATCATCTGAAGAAAAGAACTTCTCTGGAAGTGAAGAAG GTTCAAGAGAAAGGCATACTGCTGAGGGGAACACTTTTATGCTTCATCCAATCAAAAGGTTGCGGAAGCATGAAGGCGTTAAATTTAACCATAGTAGCCCAACTTCACTCTCTGCAAAAG GGACAGAAGAAATTGATTGGATTGATGAGGCACCCACGCAGAATCAAGATGAATTTGCTAG GGCTGTTGGATTGTTTGCCATGGAATTGAGCAAACTTAAGAGCAAACTTAGGTCAATGGCATGCCATAAATCCTCAGAAATTTTGAAGTCTGTTTCTGAAGAGATAGATCTACAGCTGCAGAATGTTCATTCCCACATTCAAACAGAAAT GGGGAAGCTTACAAATATCAGTAAATTCAAGAGAAAACGGATAGAAGCAAAATTTGAAG ACCAGCAAAAACAGTTGAGGTTGATATGTGATAGATTCAAGGAAGAGGTTAATTTGCATCTACAGGATTGCAAAAGCACTATTGAAGATCTTGATGCTGAACAGATAGAGATCAAGGGATCACTGGAGAAACAAA GGGTAGCACATAAGAAGCTTATATCACAAGTTCAAGAAGAAGTAGATATCCAACTGaatgatgctcaaaagaaaaTCACAGCTGCCCAGGAG ATGGCGAGAGGAAAATTGCTACAATTGAAACGCGTTATAGCTATGTGCTTGAAAGATGGTGTTCTAAATTGA
- the LOC112779460 gene encoding uncharacterized protein isoform X1 yields the protein MAEKKLELFRAGMNPTSVYGNDCFLEQVMVKEGSSSSTSNSIITTKKKEEKDNNKHEAAAASQFSYTSLYNSSSSASTTTFKKLRIADSSLLNQQDFAAGKLMNFSTFLRPSMLRQNSSVSRDADNNKEEPFPEKQLKSVSNNNKRKVVDTGFCNEPLIEYSSVCSLGASTNNTHIYSRKQDLHDSTYSSENDEDIEDVTKDIKNARREGNNGVRRSRNAETHNLYERQRRDKINKKLRVLKDLIPNCNKVDKASLLDDAIEYLKALKLHLQIMTMGTGLCMPPMMLPTSSPTQQLQQLMGMRPGINIPCNMAQFNGIPPLPNGVGMFGFPNQFLPVIPPNPMSHAPFTTTTTTHPMLGNNNNKVNNLCTQPPLLQTTNNISALK from the exons atGGCTGAGAAGAAGCTTGAACTCTTTCGTGCTGGGATGAACCCAACCTCCGT tTACGGAAATGATTGTTTCTTGGAGCAAGTTATGGTAAAAGAAGGATCATCATCAAGTACAAGTAATAGTATCATAacaacaaagaagaaagaagaaaaagataataataaacacGAAGCGGCGGCAGCATCACAATTCTCATACACATCTTTGTATAATTCATCATCGTCAGCATCAACAACTACTTTCAAGAAACTAAGAATAGCAGACTCATCATTGTTAAACCAACAAGACTTTGCAGCAGGAAAGCTCAtgaatttttccacttttttAAGACCTTCAATGCTTCGTCAGAATAGTTCTGTTTCACGTGATGCTGATAACAACAAAGAAGAACCGTTTCCTGAAAAGCAGTTAAAATCTGTTAGCAATAATAATAAGAGGAAAGTGGTGGATACCGGCTTCTGTAACGAACCCTTGATAGAATATTCGTCTGTGTGTTCGCTTGGAGCGTCAACAAACAACACACACATTTATAGCCGGAAACAAGACCTCCATGACTCCACCTACTCAAGCGAG AATGATGAAGACATAGAAGATGTTACGAAGGATATTAAGAATGCTCGGCGGGAGGGCAATAATGGAGTCAGAAGAAGCAGGAATGCTGAGACTCATAATTTATATGAAAGG CAGCGAAGAGACAAGATCAACAAGAAACTGCGCGTACTGAAAGATCTCATACCCAATTGTAATAAG GTAGACAAGGCTTCACTGCTTGATGATGCCATTGAATATCTTAAGGCCTTAAAACTTCATTTACAG atTATGACAATGGGAACCGGGCTATGCATGCCTCCAATGATGCTACCTACATCTTCTCCAACCCAGCAATTACAACAGTTAATGGGTATGAGGCCTGGAATTAACATCCCTTGCAACATGGCTCAGTTCAATGGTATTCCACCACTACCTAATGGAGTTGGCATGTTTGGTTTCCCTAACCAATTCTTACCCGTTATTCCGCCAAATCCAATGTCTCATGCACCTttcactactactactactactcatcCCATGcttggaaataataataataaggttaaTAATCTTTGTACACAACCGCCACTACTTCAGACAACCAATAATATCTCAGCTCTAAAGTAG